Within Haematobia irritans isolate KBUSLIRL chromosome 2, ASM5000362v1, whole genome shotgun sequence, the genomic segment tgttaataaataaaaataggaaacgaaataaaattttgttatttagtTTCAGACAAGTTaagggtaagtgcagcaaatatgctatatccatttatttttcgatagccaaattttttgtttttgtccgaCGAGGCTAAGATTTCACCACATTCATTTTACTAGTATTAGCCATCCACGCAACTATGAGCGAAAAATAAGTAACCCATAATTTCagatatatttgcgaatttattaaaaaactctTTACGcaggaattcataaaatgttcagGTAACATAAGGTGGTACACCataatgttgatttttttttgtaaaaaaataaatgtaacatatatatcgcaattgcatacattttatgcTTATGTACATCCGAAAActaataaatagaaaatattccttgagacaaaacgaaatgattaagaaccacaaaaaaaatattcgagCTCAggtaaatatgatttttttcaagTGGCACGAAGAAAGAGTTGCAACAATCAAACtgatctttgattggttcattcTCTGACAACCACAATCTATTCAGCTTGGTTTAGTTATTCGTATGTTTTTAGATAGAGAAAAAGGCTACTATACCACATTATCAGTctgtaccacatttgctgcacttactCTACTATTAGAACACATATAAGCTTTGCACAGCATCGTTGCACTTGTTGGAAATTTCATTGCCGTAGTCAAATTGCAATTTGGTGAATGACTTCTTACAAAAATATAAGAACAAAAATAGTTTGATTTATTTGGCCATGGTTTTGTAATACCAGCACCTAATGATTACTATTTGGGTGATTTATGCAttgaaaacacaaaaatttctcCAGCTTGCAGTAAACCAGCTGATTGACAGGGTTgcacattttttttacttctagagTTTGGCTATCCAGTactaagaaaaaaacaagtttttgctttcgtttttcttacatatatagatatttttttttcttttagactATTCttataactaattttttaattgcggtATACAATTTCTTGTACGCTCATGGTACACAAAGCCAGGATTACAAATACATCTGTTGGGATTGTAGCAAATTCCATTAGCACAGGATCtaaaaagaatttcataaaataatttaaaattattattatactcaaaaaatatacatatttccACTACTTACTGATAGCAATCAGATTGACATACACCATCCTGCTCATGATAGCCCTGATAGCATACACATTTTGGTTTCGTACCAAATGCCTGACATTCACCACCTGGTCCGCATTCCGGTTCACATACTGGCCTACATCCACCGTCGGTCAGCTGGAATCCTCGAATACAACTACAAACTTCGGGTGCTGTACAATTGTGAAGGGGATCTCTACCACAACCTTTACTACAAAtgggtcgacaaaattttcgtgttTCATCCAATTTATAACCAGGATTACATTCACAACTTCCATCCAAATAACAGCGACCATTAAGACATCCCAGAGGGCAAACGAAGACACAATCATCACTGTCATTGCGTATATATTCATCGTAACATTTGCACACGTTGGGCGCCACACATAGACCATTGCGACATTTATCGCATACAGGAACACATTTACGCTCACCACGCCATCGCAAGAGACCATAGCCAGGACAGCAAACCTTTATGGGAGTTAACTGTTGAGTTTTATCCTCGGTCATACGTATTACCCATGAATATCTATCCACGGCTTCGGTTCTAAGAGGAGAGATAATACAAAAATCTCTTAAAAATCGTTTAGCCTTtgtaaaattgtagattttccaTCTTTACTGGACGTCACATAAGTCTAATATCTCTTCACTGGTAAAGTGGCAAAATGATCCATAGCATGAAATACTCAAGCAACTGTCTCTGGTCGTCGATTTCTAAACGATTCGGTAAGTAGAACCCGGTTTTTGCATCGACTGATTTCAGAGTGATAGAGCGTTAGTGAGAGCCATATGTCGCATTCCCCACAATTTACCTTAGTCAAAGGATATAAGCAGCACGAAGACTTTGGGGCCTAATGGAACATTAATGTTGATGTTGAAGACCCTGGAATTTATAAGGAGGTGAGTATCTTATCAGATTATCCTCTTTGTCCCTGATACGGGCAGTTATCTCCTTATTCGTCAATAGCGAAACCTCTTCGGACTCCAGTGGGGAGTCGGAATACCTTCGTGCAAAGGAATCAAAAAATGGATATGGAATGGATTTCCTCACTTTCCGGTACGGATGTCTTTCTA encodes:
- the LOC142224172 gene encoding uncharacterized protein LOC142224172 — its product is MFTSLKIAQYTILIILVGIFLQPFKYMICVADVTTLARDNRHSEDDLKLSSHHQTQKSNLLESLALYIPTAFSSRDSRQTEATPPKEECGTNGDHMVLIYVPTEAVDRYSWVIRMTEDKTQQLTPIKVCCPGYGLLRWRGERKCVPVCDKCRNGLCVAPNVCKCYDEYIRNDSDDCVFVCPLGCLNGRCYLDGSCECNPGYKLDETRKFCRPICSKGCGRDPLHNCTAPEVCSCIRGFQLTDGGCRPVCEPECGPGGECQAFGTKPKCVCYQGYHEQDGVCQSDCYQSCANGICYNPNRCICNPGFVYHERTRNCIPQLKN